The window GCTGGATGACAGCTATAACGCCAATGTGGGTTCCATGACGGCGGCGGCGCAGGTACTGGCGGAGATGCCGGGCTACCGCGTGATGGTCGTTGGTGATATGGGCGAACTGGGAGATGACGCTCCAGAATGCCATCGCCAGGTGGGCGAAGCGGCACGGGTTGCGGGCATCGATCGTGTATTAAGTGTGGGAACGTTAAGTGAATTGATCGGCACTGCCAGCGGCAATGGTGAGCATTTCCAGAATAAAGCCGCGCTGGTTTCACGTTTGAAGGTGCTGATGTCAGAACATAACGTCATCAGCGTATTGGTCAAAGGCTCACGCAGTGCTGCGATGGAGCAGGTTGTACATGCATTACAGGAGAATGCGCAATGTTAGTATGGCTGGCCGAACATTTGGCCAAACTTTATACCGGCTTTAACGTCTTTTCTTATTTGACGTTCCGCGCCATTGTCAGCCTGCTGACCGCATTGGTTATTTCCCTGTGGATGGGGCCGCACATGATCGCCTGGCTGCAACGTTTGCAGATTGGGCAGGTGGTGCGTAACGAAGGGCCTGAGTCACATTTCAGTAAGCGCGGAACCCCGACGATGGGGGGCGTGATGATCCTGGTGGCGATTATCGTTTCCGTTTTGATGTGGGCAAATCTGTCTAACCCGTATGTCTGGTGCGTACTGCTTGTGTTAGCAGGCTACGGCGCGGTCGGTTTTGTTGATGATTATCGCAAAGTCGTCCGTAAGGATACCAAGGGGCTGATTGCCCGCTGGAAATATTTCTGGCAATCCGTGATTGCGCTCGTGGTGGCGTTCTCCATGTATGCCATTGGCAAAGATACGCCTGCTACGCAGCTTGTTGTGCCGTTCTTCAAAGATGTGATGCCGCAGTTGGGTCTGCTCTATGTTGCGTTGGCCTACTTTGTGATTGTCGGCACCAGCAACGCGGTAAACCTGACTGATGGCCTGGATGGATTGGCAATCATGCCGACCGTGTTTGTGGCCGCTGGCTTCGCGCTGGTTGCATGGGCAACAGGGAATATGAATTTTGCTGGTTACCTGCACATTCCGTATATCCGTCATGCCAGTGAGCTGGTGATTGTCTGTACCGCGATTGTTGGCGCAGGGCTTGGGTTCCTGTGGTTTAACACCTATCCGGCTCAGGTCTTCATGGGGGACGTCGGGTCGCTGGCATTGGGCGGTGCGTTGGGTACTATCGCGGTTCTTCTGCGTCAGGAGTTTTTGTTGGTGATTATGGGCGGTGTCTTCGTGGTCGAAACACTGTCGGTGATTCTGCAAGTCGGGTCCTTTAAGTTACGTGGGCAGCGGATTTTCCGCATGGCGCCGATTCATCATCATTATGAACTTAAGGGCTGGCCGGAACCGCGCGTGATTGTGCGTTTCTGGATTATTTCGTTGATGCTGGTGCTGATTGGCCTGGCAACGCTGAAGGTACGATAAGACATGGTGGACTATCAGGGTAAAAAAGTCGTCATTATCGGGTTGGGTCTGACCGGACTCTCCTGTGTTGATTTCTTTGTCGCACGCGGTGTGATTCCGCGCGTGGTGGATACCCGTATCAGTCCGCCGGGTCTGGATAAGTTGCCGGAGCAGGTAGAGCGACACCTCGGCAGCCTGAATGAAGACTGGCTGATGAGCGCAGATTTGATCGTCGCCAGTCCCGGTGTTGCGTTGGCGACGCCGATTCTGTGTGATGCTGCCGACGCTGGTATTGAAATTGTCGGTGATATTGAGCTGTTCTGCCGTGAAGCGCAGGCTCCGATTGTGGCGATTACCGGTTCTAACGGTAAAAGCACGGTGACGACGCTGGTCGGTGAAATGGCGCGTGCCGCAGGCTGGCAAGTGGGGGTTGGCGGCAATATCGGCCTGCCTGCGCTGCAACTGCTTGAACAGCCCGCTCAGCTTTATGTATTGGAGCTGTCGAGTTTTCAACTGGAAACGACGAGCAGTCTGCACGCCGCTGCGGCAACCATTCTGAACGTGACGGAAGATCACACCAACCGTTATCCGTTTGGCCTACAGCAGTATCGGGCGGCCAAATTGCGTATTTATGAGCATGCCGATTTATGTGTTGTGAACGCTGATGATGCGCTGACTATGCCGGTTCGGGGAGCGGATGCGCGCTGCCGTAGTTTTGGTGTCGATGTCGGCGATTATCACCTTAATCGCCAGCAGGGAGAAACCTGGCTGCGGGTTGATGGTGAACGCGTGCTTAACACCCGTGAAATCAAGCTGGTCGGGCAGCACAATTATACGAATGCATTGGCGGCGCTGGCGCTGGCGGATGCCGTGAAGATCCCGCGGGCTTCTGCGCTGACGGCGCTGACGACGTTTACCGGGCTGCCGCATCGTTTTCAAATGGCCTTCGAGCATAACGGCGTGCGGTGGATCAACGATTCTAAAGCCACCAATGTGGGCAGCACTGAGGCCGCATTGAGCGGCTTAGCCGTCGAAGGCACGTTGCACCTGCTGTTAGGCGGTGATGGGAAATCTGCCGATTTCTCGCCGCTGGTGCCGTATTTACAGGGTGAGTGCATTCGTTTGTATTGCTTCGGTCGTGATGGACAGCAGTTGGCTGCGTTGCGCCCGGAAATTGCTGAACAAACAGAAACGATGGAGCAGGCGATGCGCGTCATTGCCGAACGCGTTAAGCCGGGTGATATGGTGTTACTGTCCCCAGCCTGCGCAAGTTTGGATCAGTTCCGTAGTTTTGAACAGCGAGGCGATGAGTTTGCTCGTCTGGCGGAGGAGTTAGGCTGATGCGGTTCTTCGGGCAGGCGTTTATCGAACGCATCAAGAACTGGGTTATGGGAACGCGCGAAAGCGATACGCTGAGCGTGGTTCTCTACGACAGGACGCTGGTGTGGTTGACGCTTGGGCTGGCCGTGATTGGTTTTGTGATGGTGACGTCGGCTTCGATGCCTGTAGGGCAACGTCTTGCCAGTGACCCATTCCTGTTTGCGAAGCGCGATGCGATTTATATCGGGTTGGCATTTGGCTTGTCGTTAGTCACGCTGCGTATCCCGATGGAGATATGGCAACGTTACAGCCCGGTGCTGCTCTTGCTGGCGATGGTTATGCTGTTGGTCGTGCTTGCTGTGGGTAGCTCTGTCAACGGCGCATCCCGCTGGATTTCGCTGGGGCCGTTGCGTATTCAGCCTGCGGAGCTATCTAAGCTGGCGCTGTTTTGTTACCTGTCCAGCTACATGGTGCGCAAAGTTGAAGAAGTGAGGAATAACTTCTGGGGCTTTTGCAAACCGATGGGCGTGATGGTGGTGCTGGCGGTGCTGCTGTTGGCACAGCCTGACCTCGGTACTGTGGTTGTACTGTTTATTACGACACTGGCGATGTTGTTTTTGGCTGGTGCCAAAATGTGGCAGTTTCTGGCAATTATCGGCTGTGGCGTGTTTGCCGTTGGCCTGCTGATTGTCGCTGAGCCTTACCGTATGCGGCGTGTGACGTCTTTCTGGAATCCATGGGACGATCCGTTTGGCAGTGGCTACCAGTTGACGCAATCCCTGATGGCATTTGGGCGTGGCGAATTCTGGGGACAAGGGCTGGGGAATTCAGTACAGAAACTGGAATATCTCCCAGAAGCACATACCGATTTCATTTTCTCTATTTTAGGTGAGGAACTCGGCTATATCGGTGTGGTTTTAGCGTTGTTAATGATATTCTTCGTCGCTTTTCGCGCGATGTCTATCGGGAAGCGGGCGTTGGAGATCGATCAGCGTTTTTCGGGCTTTCTGGCGTGTTCAATCGGTATCTGGTTCAGCTTTCAGACGCTGGTGAACGTAGGCGCGGCGGCGGGGATGCTACCGACGAAAGGGCTGACGTTGCCGCTGATCAGTTACGGCGGTTCCAGTTTGCTGATTATGTCGACGGCGATTGTTTTGCTGTTACGCATTGATTTTGAAACGCGTCTGACGAAAGCGCAGGCGTTTACGAGAGGTGCCCGATGAGTGGCGAAGGCAAGCGTTTGATGGTGATGGCTGGCGGTACGGGCGGGCATGTTTTCCCCGGTCTGGCGGTTGCACACCACCTGATGGCGCAGGGCTGGCAGGTTCGCTGGTTAGGTACGGCGGATCGCATGGAAGCCGATTTGGTGCCTAAGCATGGTATCGAAATTGATTTTATCCGCATTTCTGGCTTGCGTGGTAAAGGCATTTGGGCGCAGCTAAGCGCTCCGATTCGTATTTTTCAGGCAGTGCGTCAGGCGCGGGCGATTATGCGCCGTTACCAGCCTGATGTGGTGCTGGGTATGGGCGGTTACGTTTCCGGCCCCGGAGGCCTGGCTGCCTGGCTGTGCGGCATCCCGGTTGTACTGCATGAGCAGAACGGGATCGCTGGGCTGACCAACCGCTGGTTATCCCACATCGCAAAAAAAGTATTACAGGCGTTTCCGGGGGCGTTTCCCAAAGCGGATGTTGTGGGTAACCCGGTCAGAACCGATGTGCTGGCGTTGCCTGCGCCGGAAACACGATTAGCCGATCGCTCAGGCCCTGTGAGGGTGCTGGTTGTTGGCGGTAGTCAGGGCGCAAGAGTGCTGAACCAAACGCTACCTGGCGTGGCGGCACAGTTGGGCGAGCATGTGACGATTTGGCATCAGGTCGGTAAAGGTGCGTTATCAACCGTTCAACAGGCTTATCAGGATGTTGGACAGACGCAGCACAAGATTACCGAGTTTATTGATGACATGGCGGCAGCTTATGCCTGGGCGGATGTTGTGGTGTGCCGTTCTGGCGCATTAACCGTCAGCGAAATTGCGGCGGCTGGGCTACCCGCGCTGTTTGTGCCGTTCCAGCATAAAGATCGGCAGCAGTATTGGAACGCGCTGCCGTTGGAAAAAGCGGGTGCAGCAAAAATTATTGAGCAGCCACAGTTTAACGTGGCGGCTGTCAGCGAGGTGCTGTCCGGTTGGGATCGCGCAACCTTGCTGACAATGGCGCAAAAAGCCCGCGCAGTGGCGATTCCAGATGCAACCGATCGGGTTG is drawn from Pectobacterium aroidearum and contains these coding sequences:
- the murD gene encoding UDP-N-acetylmuramoyl-L-alanine--D-glutamate ligase, encoding MVDYQGKKVVIIGLGLTGLSCVDFFVARGVIPRVVDTRISPPGLDKLPEQVERHLGSLNEDWLMSADLIVASPGVALATPILCDAADAGIEIVGDIELFCREAQAPIVAITGSNGKSTVTTLVGEMARAAGWQVGVGGNIGLPALQLLEQPAQLYVLELSSFQLETTSSLHAAAATILNVTEDHTNRYPFGLQQYRAAKLRIYEHADLCVVNADDALTMPVRGADARCRSFGVDVGDYHLNRQQGETWLRVDGERVLNTREIKLVGQHNYTNALAALALADAVKIPRASALTALTTFTGLPHRFQMAFEHNGVRWINDSKATNVGSTEAALSGLAVEGTLHLLLGGDGKSADFSPLVPYLQGECIRLYCFGRDGQQLAALRPEIAEQTETMEQAMRVIAERVKPGDMVLLSPACASLDQFRSFEQRGDEFARLAEELG
- the ftsW gene encoding cell division protein FtsW; the encoded protein is MRFFGQAFIERIKNWVMGTRESDTLSVVLYDRTLVWLTLGLAVIGFVMVTSASMPVGQRLASDPFLFAKRDAIYIGLAFGLSLVTLRIPMEIWQRYSPVLLLLAMVMLLVVLAVGSSVNGASRWISLGPLRIQPAELSKLALFCYLSSYMVRKVEEVRNNFWGFCKPMGVMVVLAVLLLAQPDLGTVVVLFITTLAMLFLAGAKMWQFLAIIGCGVFAVGLLIVAEPYRMRRVTSFWNPWDDPFGSGYQLTQSLMAFGRGEFWGQGLGNSVQKLEYLPEAHTDFIFSILGEELGYIGVVLALLMIFFVAFRAMSIGKRALEIDQRFSGFLACSIGIWFSFQTLVNVGAAAGMLPTKGLTLPLISYGGSSLLIMSTAIVLLLRIDFETRLTKAQAFTRGAR
- the murG gene encoding undecaprenyldiphospho-muramoylpentapeptide beta-N-acetylglucosaminyltransferase — encoded protein: MSGEGKRLMVMAGGTGGHVFPGLAVAHHLMAQGWQVRWLGTADRMEADLVPKHGIEIDFIRISGLRGKGIWAQLSAPIRIFQAVRQARAIMRRYQPDVVLGMGGYVSGPGGLAAWLCGIPVVLHEQNGIAGLTNRWLSHIAKKVLQAFPGAFPKADVVGNPVRTDVLALPAPETRLADRSGPVRVLVVGGSQGARVLNQTLPGVAAQLGEHVTIWHQVGKGALSTVQQAYQDVGQTQHKITEFIDDMAAAYAWADVVVCRSGALTVSEIAAAGLPALFVPFQHKDRQQYWNALPLEKAGAAKIIEQPQFNVAAVSEVLSGWDRATLLTMAQKARAVAIPDATDRVAAEVSAAAGSRATHVAHG
- the mraY gene encoding phospho-N-acetylmuramoyl-pentapeptide-transferase, which encodes MLVWLAEHLAKLYTGFNVFSYLTFRAIVSLLTALVISLWMGPHMIAWLQRLQIGQVVRNEGPESHFSKRGTPTMGGVMILVAIIVSVLMWANLSNPYVWCVLLVLAGYGAVGFVDDYRKVVRKDTKGLIARWKYFWQSVIALVVAFSMYAIGKDTPATQLVVPFFKDVMPQLGLLYVALAYFVIVGTSNAVNLTDGLDGLAIMPTVFVAAGFALVAWATGNMNFAGYLHIPYIRHASELVIVCTAIVGAGLGFLWFNTYPAQVFMGDVGSLALGGALGTIAVLLRQEFLLVIMGGVFVVETLSVILQVGSFKLRGQRIFRMAPIHHHYELKGWPEPRVIVRFWIISLMLVLIGLATLKVR